From the genome of Pseudomonas mohnii:
ATCGTCTGACCACCCCCGGCTCGGCCGGTGAGATGCTGATTGCCGGCGAACAACATGGCTGGAATAACGATGCGATTGTCGGCGACCTGGCGGATCTGCTGAGCGAGAAGGTGCAGCGCCCTGACTACCATCGCCATGTGTTCTTCCGCTCGATCGGCCTGGGCCTGGAAGACATCGCGCTGGCCAATGCCATCTACCGCCTACAACCCTAACACCCCACCCTGTGGGAGCTGGCATGCCAGCGATGCAGACGCCACGGTCCATCATTTACACTGCGGCGATGCGATCGCCAGCAAGCCGGCGCCTACAGGGATGACCGATAACAGGAGACGTTCATGAGCCACGCAGATTTCATCATCATCGGCGGCGGGATTGCCGGCGCTTCCACCGGTTTCTGGCTGTCGCAGCACGGGCGCGTGGTCGTGCTCGAACGCGAATCCCATCCGGCCTATCACTCCACCGGACGCTCGGCGGCGCTGTACAGCGCCGCTTATGGCACACCGCAGGTTCGCGCGTTGACCCAGGCCAGCCGCGCGTTTTTCGACACGCCACCGACCGGCTTCTGCGAGCACCCGTTGCTCACCCCGCGCGGCGAAATGACCGTGGACTTCACCGGTGACCCGGCCGAACTGAACAATCAATACCTGAGCGCCAAGGCCACGGTGCCCGAGATGCAATTGCTCAGCGCGGAAGAGGCCTGCGCCCGACTGCCGATCCTGCGCCAGGAAAAAGTCCACGGCGCGATCTACGACCCGACCGCCAGCGACATCGACACCGACGCGCTGCACCAGGGCTATCTGCGCGGAATCCGCCGCCACAAAGGCGAAGTCCATACAGACTGCGAAGTACTGGGCCTGAGCCGCGATGCCGAAGGCGTGTGGCAGGTACAGACCCACGCCGGCACCTTCAGCGCGCCGGTCATCATCAACGCCGCTGGCGCCTGGGCCGACAAGATCGGTGAACTGGCCGGCGCCAAACCCCTGGGCCTGCAACCCAAGCGGCGTGCGGCCTTCATTTTCGCCGGCCCCGAGGGCGTGGACATTCATCACTGGCCCATGCTGGTCAGCCTCGACGAATCCTTCTACATGAAACCCGATGCCGGGATGTTCCTCGGCTCACCGGCCAACGCCGATCCGGTAGAACCGCACGATGTGCAGCCTGAAGAGCTGGACATCGCCATGGGTATTTATCAGATCGAAGAAGCCACGACCCTGACCATCCGCCGTCCGACCCGCACTTGGGCCGGCCTGCGCAGCTTCGTCAGTGACGGCGACCTGTTGTCCGGTTTCGATCCACAGGTGCCGGGCCTGTTCTGGGTGGCGGCACAAGGCGGCTATGGCATCCAGACCTCGCCCGCCATGGGCCAGGCCAGCGCCGCCCTGGTGCGCGGTGAGGCCCTGCCCGAGCCACTCACGCGCTTCGGCCTGAACGCCGCCATGCTCTCCCCTGCCCGCCTGGGCTGATCCTCACCCTCAGGTGACGCGCCGACACGATTGCGGCACACTTTCAGAGCCCCGTTTTTCGGGGCGCTGAAGCTGCCCGGAGCCCCATGTGATGAACGCCCCCGAAAAAGACCCGGCCCTGAACGACGCCGCCCTGGATAACTTCCGGGCGATTGCCGACGCCATCGCCACGTTGTTCTTTCCCCACGCCGAAGTGGTGCTGCACGACTTGCGCACGCAGAAGGTCGACTACATCGCCAACAACCTGTCGAAAAGGGAGATAGGCGACGACTCGGCGCTCGAAGACATGCTCAGCGACGATGTCAGCGAACGAAATATCGGACCGTATGAAAAGCTCAACTGGGATGGTCAGAAAATTCGCAGCTTGAGCACCGTCCTGCGCGACCGCGACGGACATCCTATGGCGGTGCTGTGCATCAATCTGAATATTTCGCTGTTTGAAAACGCCAAGGCGGCGCTGGACCTGTTTCTGTCGCCGAACAAACTGATTCCGCAACCGGACTCACTGTTCCGCGATGACTGGCAGGAGCGCATCAACACCTTCCTGCACAATTGGCTGCGCGAGCGGCAACTGAGCCTGAACCTGCTGACCCGCGACCACAAACGCGAGCTGGTGCTGGCACTGCACGCCGAAGGGGCGTTCAAAGGCAAAAGCGCTTCGAACTATGTGGCCAATGTGCTGAACATGGGACGGGCGACGGTGTACAAGCATTTGAAGGAATTGAAAGCCTAGCGGCTGTGTTGATTGGTCTGGCCCCATCGCCAGCAGGCTGGCTCCTACAGGGGATTTGCGGCGTACACAAAACCTGTGGGAGCTAGCCTGCTGGCGATGGCGGTAGATCAGTCGCCGTAGATGTCGGACTTGAAGTACTTATCGGAAATCTTCTGGTATTCGCCATTGGCGCGAATGCCGTCGATGGCGGTGTTCAGTTCGCTGACCAACTCGGCATTACCCTTGCGCACGGCAATCCCGGCGCCCTCGCCAACGTATTTCGGGTCCTTCAACTCAGGCCCGACAAATGCGTAGCCCTTACCGCGCGGCATCGACAGGAAGTCATTGAGCGGAATGGTGTCGGCAAAAATGGCGTCGAGGCGACCGGCCGCCAGGTCCATGTAGATTTCTTCGTTGTTGCCGTAACGCTTGACGGTGATGCCTTTGGGCTCGAACACCTCGGTGGCATAACGGTCCGTGGTGGTGGCACGCTGCACGCCGACCGTCTTGCCTTTGAGGCTGGCGTACTGGTCATCCACCACCGCGCCTTCCTTCATCACCAGGCGCGATGAAGTGAAGTAGTACTTGTGGGTGAAATCCACCGACTTCTTGCGGTCGTCGTTGATGGTCATGGACGACAGCGCCATGTCGATCTTCTTCACTTTCAGGGAAGGAATCAGACCATCGAACTCACCTTCAACCCACACACACTTGACCTTCATCTGGGCGCACAGAGCATTCCCGATGTCGTAGTCGAAACCGACGATTTCGCCTTGATCGGTTTTGGAAGCGAACGGCGGGTAAGCGGCCTCGATACCGATGCGCAAGGTTTTCTCGGCGGCAAACACGCTACTGCACGCCAACAGGCTCAGGGCCAGACCGGTGATGAGGGGAAACTTCTTCATGTTCGTTCTCTCGCGGGTTGTTGTTGGTTTGGCAAGACAGAAGAAAGAGCTGAAACAGGGAATGCCTTTTTTGTACTTATAATTCCATACTGGACTTTTACGTATTATCCGTCAATCAGACAAATGCAGCCCGTATCGGCCGGTGGTCGGGAGGGGAGTCAATAAAAGTGTTGGTGGTGCGGATGACCCCATCGCGAGCAGGCTCGCTCCCACAGTGGGTCTGTGTTTGCAGTTGCAATGTCGGAGCGAGCCTGCTCGCGATGGCTTACTTGGAAACGCCGCAGAACTTACTGCTTCCAGCGATCCGCCGCCGCATGATCGCTGTCGCGCCCTTCGACCCAACGCGGGCCGTCGCTGGTGTTTTCTTTCTTCCAGAACGGTGCGCGGGTTTTCAGGTAGTCCATGACAAAGGCACAGGCGTCGAACGCGGCCTGACGGTGCGCACTGGCGGCGCCGACAAAAACGATGGGCTCGCCCGGCTCCAGCGCGCCAATGCGATGCAGCACGTCCAGCTTGAGCAGCGGCCAGCGCTGCTCGGCCTCGCGGGCAATCTTGGCGAGGGCTTTTTCGGTCATGCCCGGATAGTGCTCGAGGAACATTCCGGCCACGTCGAGCCCGTCATTGAAGTCGCGCACGTAGCCGACAAAACTCACCACCGCGCCGACGCCGACATTGGCATCGTGCATGGCGTTGACCTCGGCTCCCGGATCGAACGCCGTGGACTGCACGCGAATCGCCATGGATCAGCCCCCGGTCACGGTCGGAAAAAACGCCACTTCGTCGCCCTCGCTCACCGGCTCGTCGAGCTGGCAGAGGTCTTCGTTGCGCGCGCACATCAGGTTCTGCTCGCTCAGCACCTCGGCGCCGTCGCGCTGCGCCAGCCATGCCCGCACGTCGTCGACAGTGGCGAAATCGCCCTGGACCTTGATCGCGTCCACGCCAATCGCCTCGCGATAACGGGCAAAAAATTTCACTGTGATGTTCATGGCTGATCCGCCTGGAAATGCCCGCTCTTGCCGCCGACCTTTTCCAGCAGACGCACGCTTTCGATGGTCATGCCGCGATCGACGGCCTTGCACATGTCGTAGATGGTCAACGCTGCCACACTGGCGGCGGTCAGGGCTTCCATCTCGACACCGGTCTGCCCGGACAGTTTGCAACGCGCCACGATACGTACAATGTCCTCGCCCTCGGCACTGAGCTCGACTTTCACGCCGGTCAGCATCAGCGGGTGGCACAGAGGAATCAGGTCACTGGTTTTCTTCGCTGCTTGAATGCCGGCAATGCGCGCCACGGCGAAGACATCACCCTTGGGGTGACCGCCGCTGACGATCATCTGCAGGGTTTCGGGCAGCATGCGCACCAGCGCTTGGGCCGTCGCCTCACGGAACGTCACGGCTTTTTCGGTGACGTCGACCATGTTGGCGCGACCTTGGGAATCGAGATGAGTCAGCACGAGGCCTCCTTGAGGCAGCTGCAAGCGGCAAGCTACAAGCGGCAAGTGAAAAGCGCAGTCCGGTTGTAGGTTCGGGAAGGGAGTATTTAAGCAGCGGAACGCCGCAAGCTACAAGCGGCAAGTGAAGTTCACTTGGTTCGCTTGAAACTTGCGGCTTGCAGCTTAAAGCTTGCAGCTAGAGGTGAGACTCTGCGTATTCGGCCAGGATCGAACGTGGCACTCCTTGCAGGGTGATGTGCACCCCGTTCGGGAAGTCCTTGAAGCGTTCCGTCAGGTAGGTCAGCCCGGAGCTGGTCGCGGACAGGTAGGGGGTGTCGATCTGCGCCAGGTTACCCAGGCACACCACTTTGGAACCGGCGCCGGCACGGGTGATGATGGTTTTCATCTGGTGCGGCGTGAGGTTCTGGCACTCGTCGATCAGGATCAGACTCTGCTGGAAGCTGCGGCCCCGGATGTAGTTGAGGGATTTGAACTGCAACGGCACTTTGCTGAGGATGTAATCGACGCTGCCATGGGTGTTTTCGTCATCCATGTGCAAGGCTTCGAGGTTGTCGGTGATGGCGCCCAGCCATGGCTCCATTTTTTCCGCTTCGGTACCGGGCAGGAAGCCGATCTCCTGGTCCAGGCCCTGCACGCTACGGGTGGCAATGATCCGCCGGTAGCGCTTGCTGACCATGGTCTGCTCGATCGCCGCCGCCAGTGCCAGGATGGTTTTACCGGAGCCGGCCGCACCGGACAGGTTGACCAGGTGGATGTCCGGATCCAGCAAGGCGTAGAGTGCCAGGCTCTGATAGATGTCCCGTGGCTTCAGGCCCCAGGCTTCCTGGTGCAGCAGGGGTTCCTGGTGCAGGTCCAGAATCAGCAGCTTGTCTTCTTCGATCTCCTTGATCCAGCCGACAAAGCCCTGCTCATCGATGATGAACTCGTTGATGTGCACGGCCGGCAAGTTGTCGATCAGTTGCACCTGATGCCAGGTGCGGCCATGGTCCTGACGGGTTTCGACCTTGCTCACACGGTCCCAGAAGGAACCGGTCATGTTGTGATAACCATTGGGCAGCAGCGATACGTCGTCAACCAGTTGGTCGGTGCTGTAGTCCTCGGCCGCGATCCCGCACGCGCGGGCCTTGAGGCGCATGTTGATGTCTTTGGTGACCAGCACCACGGGCAGTTTCGGATCGCGCGCGTGCAGGTCGATCAGTTGGTTGATGATTTTGTTGTCGTTCAGATGCTCGGGCAGAATCAGGTTCGGCTCGGCACGCTTGCTCATCAGAATTGACAGCAAGCCCTTCGGCCCGCTCTTGCCCCGCTGGATTGGCACACCCTGTTCAACGTCCTCGGGGGAGGCATCGCCCAGGGTCTTGTCGATCAGGCGAATGGCCTGGCGGCATTCGGCCGCGACGCTGTGATGCCCGCTCTTGAGCTTGTCGAGCTCTTCCAGCACGGTCATCGGGATGGCGACGTGGTGTTCTTCGAAATTGAGGAGCGCGTTTGGATCGTGAATCAATACATTGGTATCGAGTACATAAAGGATTGGCTGGTTGGAAGAAGAGCTACGTCCGTGATCATCCATACTCGGTCACCTTTGTGGGAGCCAGTCGACGCAATACCTTGGCGGTGCCGCGCCTCGAAGTGGCCGCCGAATCTCACCTGCGGAGATCCAAGTGACTGCAAACAAACGGGTCTTGGAAGACGCCACCTGTGTTGCAGGTTTCGGCGGTCTGTCTTCGTAATACTCCAAAACACATGACAGAAAAAAGCACTTTGACGTTTTTTTGAAGTTTATTTTTCAGAATGACCAATAGCACTTGGCGGACTGCCATCACCCCGTTAAAGTCGGAAGTCCGCCTGCATCGAAATCCTTCCCAAAATCGCCCTTCGCCCAATGTTTACGGGCTTTCGCCCTTCCCGGCGAAACACGCTCCGGCTTTTCACTGGAACCCGTTCTGGCAGTCTTCCCAACCGATTCCGCTTTGCGCCGTTTGCGTAATCAGCCAGGGCATCGCCGTTTTCACCCCATCCTGTTTCACATTGAAATTGATCACGCCATGACGCCACAGCAGCATCAGGGTCAGCACCCGTTGCGCGCTCTGGCTGGCTTTGAGCTTACCGGCGCCGTCCTGGGCATCGATGTCCCATAACGCCACCCGCAACCCCTGAGACTTGAAGAAGCCTTGCGCGTCGGAACGGCGCTGGCCATCGGGCGGGCGAAACAGCGGCACGTAGTTCTCCGGCAGTTTGCTTTTGACCAGCTCGGCGCTGCGCCGCACCGAATCCTGCCAGTCCTGCCAATGGCTGTGGGAGCGGAATTCCCAACCCTGTACGCCGACACACTGCATCGAGTAGGTCGATTGCAGGCTCGCCACCGAACGCTCGGCCAGACGCGTCTGGATATCCTTGCCAAGGACGAAGAACGTGCCGCTCATGTTCGACTTGCGCAGGTACTCGGTGACCCAGTCCGTGTTGTCCGGCATGGCATTGGCGGCACTGTCGAAGGTGAGCAGAAACAGCCGGTCGTGCATCTCGTCGCCATTGCGCTCAAAGTCGCCGAAACGATCGACTTCGCTACTGGTTTGCGGAAACAGCGCGGCCTTGCGCAATTGCTCGTCCAGGTACTGGGCATGAAACAGGCGACTCGGTTCGGCCCACTTGATGTAGTAGCTGTCCTCGCTGATCTGGAACTTGGCGGCTTGCTCGCGCAGGGTGGGCATGTCCTCGACCAGGAAACAGAAAGACGCATCCTGGTCGCAGCTCTGCTGGGCGAAGTTGTAGCTGCTCAACAGACGCAGCCACAGGCGCTGGCGAACATGGTTGACCGACGCCATGTTGATCGTGCGCAAGCCCAGATGCTGGGCCAGTGCCGGTTCGTCCATCGCTTCGCTGGCCAGCAGCACACGGGCAAACATCAGGATTTCGGCGCGCGAGGCGACGTCGAACAGCGTCGGGTTGCCGAGTTGTTCAGGCCAGGTGCTGCGATCAAGGGTCGCCACATCACCCGGCGCCGCCATGGCCCCGAAGCTCAAGAGCCAGGCCGAAAAAAGAAAAACGATGCGCAATGGGATGTCTCCATAACAAAACCCGCGCGGCACTATAGCCGATCCAGTCCCAACTCCCGCAGCAGGCTCGCACACAGGGCCTTGTGCAACCCCACCGATCATCACCTATGGCCTTGATAGCTGGAGTCAACCAGGACAACCCCCTAGAATCGCCCCCACGATTAAAGGAGACGACTTCATGCTGATGGTGATTTCACCCGCCAAGACCCTCGATTACGAAACACCGCCGGCGACCCAGCGCTTTACCCAGCCGCAATACCTGGACCATTCCCAGGAACTGATCCTGCAATTGCGCGAACTGACACCGGCGCAGATCAGCGAGTTGATGCATGTCTCCGACAAGATCGGCGGGCTCAACGCCGCGCGTTTCGGCAGCTGGACGCCCGCGTTCACCCCTGAAAACGCCAAACAGGCCTTGCTGGCCTTCAAGGGCGACGTTTATACCGGCCTCAATGCACAAACCTTCAGCGAAGCCGATTTCGATTACGCCCAGCAACACTTGCGCATGCTTTCCGGCCTGTATGGCTTGCTGCGCCCGCTGGACCTGATGCAACCGTACCGCCTGGAAATGGGTACCAAGCTGGCCAATGCCCGTGGCAAGGATCTGTATGCGTTCTGGGGCACGCGGATCAGCGAATGGTTGAACGAAGCCCTGGCCGACCAGGGTGATGACGTGCTGCTGAACCTGGCCTCCAACGAGTACTTCTCGGCGGTCAAACG
Proteins encoded in this window:
- a CDS encoding polysaccharide deacetylase family protein gives rise to the protein MRIVFLFSAWLLSFGAMAAPGDVATLDRSTWPEQLGNPTLFDVASRAEILMFARVLLASEAMDEPALAQHLGLRTINMASVNHVRQRLWLRLLSSYNFAQQSCDQDASFCFLVEDMPTLREQAAKFQISEDSYYIKWAEPSRLFHAQYLDEQLRKAALFPQTSSEVDRFGDFERNGDEMHDRLFLLTFDSAANAMPDNTDWVTEYLRKSNMSGTFFVLGKDIQTRLAERSVASLQSTYSMQCVGVQGWEFRSHSHWQDWQDSVRRSAELVKSKLPENYVPLFRPPDGQRRSDAQGFFKSQGLRVALWDIDAQDGAGKLKASQSAQRVLTLMLLWRHGVINFNVKQDGVKTAMPWLITQTAQSGIGWEDCQNGFQ
- a CDS encoding PhoH family protein: MDDHGRSSSSNQPILYVLDTNVLIHDPNALLNFEEHHVAIPMTVLEELDKLKSGHHSVAAECRQAIRLIDKTLGDASPEDVEQGVPIQRGKSGPKGLLSILMSKRAEPNLILPEHLNDNKIINQLIDLHARDPKLPVVLVTKDINMRLKARACGIAAEDYSTDQLVDDVSLLPNGYHNMTGSFWDRVSKVETRQDHGRTWHQVQLIDNLPAVHINEFIIDEQGFVGWIKEIEEDKLLILDLHQEPLLHQEAWGLKPRDIYQSLALYALLDPDIHLVNLSGAAGSGKTILALAAAIEQTMVSKRYRRIIATRSVQGLDQEIGFLPGTEAEKMEPWLGAITDNLEALHMDDENTHGSVDYILSKVPLQFKSLNYIRGRSFQQSLILIDECQNLTPHQMKTIITRAGAGSKVVCLGNLAQIDTPYLSATSSGLTYLTERFKDFPNGVHITLQGVPRSILAEYAESHL
- a CDS encoding helix-turn-helix transcriptional regulator; translation: MNAPEKDPALNDAALDNFRAIADAIATLFFPHAEVVLHDLRTQKVDYIANNLSKREIGDDSALEDMLSDDVSERNIGPYEKLNWDGQKIRSLSTVLRDRDGHPMAVLCINLNISLFENAKAALDLFLSPNKLIPQPDSLFRDDWQERINTFLHNWLRERQLSLNLLTRDHKRELVLALHAEGAFKGKSASNYVANVLNMGRATVYKHLKELKA
- a CDS encoding ABC transporter substrate-binding protein, with the protein product MKKFPLITGLALSLLACSSVFAAEKTLRIGIEAAYPPFASKTDQGEIVGFDYDIGNALCAQMKVKCVWVEGEFDGLIPSLKVKKIDMALSSMTINDDRKKSVDFTHKYYFTSSRLVMKEGAVVDDQYASLKGKTVGVQRATTTDRYATEVFEPKGITVKRYGNNEEIYMDLAAGRLDAIFADTIPLNDFLSMPRGKGYAFVGPELKDPKYVGEGAGIAVRKGNAELVSELNTAIDGIRANGEYQKISDKYFKSDIYGD
- the moaC gene encoding cyclic pyranopterin monophosphate synthase MoaC — encoded protein: MLTHLDSQGRANMVDVTEKAVTFREATAQALVRMLPETLQMIVSGGHPKGDVFAVARIAGIQAAKKTSDLIPLCHPLMLTGVKVELSAEGEDIVRIVARCKLSGQTGVEMEALTAASVAALTIYDMCKAVDRGMTIESVRLLEKVGGKSGHFQADQP
- the yaaA gene encoding peroxide stress protein YaaA, with the translated sequence MLMVISPAKTLDYETPPATQRFTQPQYLDHSQELILQLRELTPAQISELMHVSDKIGGLNAARFGSWTPAFTPENAKQALLAFKGDVYTGLNAQTFSEADFDYAQQHLRMLSGLYGLLRPLDLMQPYRLEMGTKLANARGKDLYAFWGTRISEWLNEALADQGDDVLLNLASNEYFSAVKRNALKARIINTEFKDLKNGQYKIISFYAKKARGMMSRFVIEERINDPAALKQFDVQGYRYSAEQSKPDNLVFLRDHAPD
- a CDS encoding NAD(P)/FAD-dependent oxidoreductase; translation: MSHADFIIIGGGIAGASTGFWLSQHGRVVVLERESHPAYHSTGRSAALYSAAYGTPQVRALTQASRAFFDTPPTGFCEHPLLTPRGEMTVDFTGDPAELNNQYLSAKATVPEMQLLSAEEACARLPILRQEKVHGAIYDPTASDIDTDALHQGYLRGIRRHKGEVHTDCEVLGLSRDAEGVWQVQTHAGTFSAPVIINAAGAWADKIGELAGAKPLGLQPKRRAAFIFAGPEGVDIHHWPMLVSLDESFYMKPDAGMFLGSPANADPVEPHDVQPEELDIAMGIYQIEEATTLTIRRPTRTWAGLRSFVSDGDLLSGFDPQVPGLFWVAAQGGYGIQTSPAMGQASAALVRGEALPEPLTRFGLNAAMLSPARLG
- the moaE gene encoding molybdopterin synthase catalytic subunit MoaE — protein: MAIRVQSTAFDPGAEVNAMHDANVGVGAVVSFVGYVRDFNDGLDVAGMFLEHYPGMTEKALAKIAREAEQRWPLLKLDVLHRIGALEPGEPIVFVGAASAHRQAAFDACAFVMDYLKTRAPFWKKENTSDGPRWVEGRDSDHAAADRWKQ
- the moaD gene encoding molybdopterin converting factor subunit 1; translated protein: MNITVKFFARYREAIGVDAIKVQGDFATVDDVRAWLAQRDGAEVLSEQNLMCARNEDLCQLDEPVSEGDEVAFFPTVTGG